The Apus apus isolate bApuApu2 chromosome 1, bApuApu2.pri.cur, whole genome shotgun sequence nucleotide sequence TAAACTTGCATTCATTACAGGGATCACTGACCTCTGCATCAACAGTGTCTCTGCCAGCAGAGTGTCTAACTGACTTCTACCTCATGCTTCAGCACAGCACATTTCTTCCCTGACTTTTCAGGACAGtaactgaaaaatcaaaaggTTTTTTACATGCTTCTTTCCAGGACAGAAGTACTaaaaggaaacaatttcttAGACCTTTACTACAAAATACTTTGCATAAAAATACATGATCCATGTAGTCCAAGAATGCAAATCCAAATTTTACCTGgaccattttctttcttgggATTACGTTGCCCTTGCACCTGTCCCGCACTAATAATGCTTGATTGCATAGCTCCTACGAAAGTCAGTGTGCAGCACCTCAGGTACTATTTTCTGTTTGAGTGAAAGAGGCATTTCTCTTTTGAATATTGCAATCCTTTCTATCATatgctacttttttttcaaaatattgctactaaaggaaaaaaaaaaacaaaacaaaagcccctCACCAGGTAACAGATATGCCAAACTATTTTTTGTCATTGACTTCCAGGTAGTCATACCAATGCATCATAATTCAAATTGCTTGTAATTTCTGAGGTTAAGCAAGAGAAAATTACTACTAAGAgatatttttccctttgtggagtctccttctctggaggctttcaagacctgtctggatgcctttctgactgatctgccctagttgtttgtttggtggttttgggttttttttttgtttggtttgggttttttttctgctctggcagaggggttggactcttcggaggccccttccaacccctaatattctgtgattctgtacaACTCCTTTATGAGAAAGGTTTTTTGTAGTTTGCTaacctgcttctttttttgagGCACTCTTCCTTCAAAGCTATGAATCCAAGTCTTGACAACCTGTCAGACTTTTTTAATGGTCTAAAAGCATTTCTACAAAAGTAACTTACTCCGACACCATAAAACATTCTGTAAAAAACTATCAGACTTCTGTTCAGGGGCAgatgctttccttttcttctgctgtgttttgtagTGCTATCCCTTGAAAGTTCATTTCTGACGTTAGTATCAGCGATTAAGTCTCATTTACTAACCTAGCTGAAAGCAACAGAACTGAGGATGAAAATACTACTTGCTACAAAATAAGGACGGCAAAATTAGCACAGCAACGAATAGGTTTGCCAGAATGGTGTTGTTCCCCTACTGTATGTCAGACCGCTGCAGGAATCCATGAGGGGAGTCTGAAGCACCATCACTTGATGGCTGAAGTGCTATTCTTTCCTTGTAACAGAATGCTTTTCGTTTTCAAACAGGACTTGGAGGAACCAAGTACATCTCCTTTGAAGAACGGCAGTGGCATAACGATTGCTTTAACTGTAAGAAGTGCTCTCTCTCATTAGTGGGTCGTGGCTTCCTCACAGAAAGGGATGATATCCTTTGTCCTGAATGTGGGAAGGATATCTGAAGCTCAAAATAagaggtggggagaggggaagaaagctGTGCTTGCAATATATAGTATGAAATACATGGATGTTTGGAAGCAGCTTTGCCACTCTGTGTTCCGCTCTACTATTAACATCacttaacttttttcttcaaactctCCAAATCTGAAGGGAAATCTACTTTGAAAACTCTAGTAGCAGTGTTGGTGTTTAAGATACTACAGCTAACTGAAACTAATGCAAAAACCTGAGACGTAAAACCATTTGGGTTATAGACATattattttgggtttggtttttttttgtccttccaCTAAATATTCCAGTTGCAAGCAAGTGATGTGGTTCAGGGATCACCAATGGCCATGCACAATACGTTCATAGATGGGATATTCAGGGCAAAACCTCCAgcccactgaaatcaatagcAAGCACCATTCTATGTCAGTAACGCTGTGGTCTCGCCTCGGTTCTTGAGCTATGTGACTAGTGTGTGCTGTCAAGTGTGTAGAAAGACTGGAGGCATAGAGGGTGTTTCAATGTACGAGGATTTGTGCTATTCCATAAAGAGATAATGATAAAACAGTTGAAGTGGGAGTGCTTCATAACAGGTACATATTTTATTGCATGACTAGCTGATCATTGTGTGAAATACAAGTTCTGATTGACAGTGTCAGTATTACAGTTAGTCGACATTACACTACAcgtatttttcaaaataaaatcatttaaaacaaaattgtgATTGTGCTTTAATTGTATTTACATGTTagatatttacaaataaaatgctttcacaGTCTAAAGAAACACAATGCAAGAGCCATACAAACACAACCCCCTTTACACCCAGTCATATGAAACTGTGGAATTTAGACAATCCTCATATGGGCCCTGCTGCTACAGCACTATCTTTTACTAAGTGAAATCAGTAGGAAAATTATCAGCAAAACTGAACAACTGCATAAAAATGCTGAATCGACTGCAGCTGATAAAAATGTGTTCAAAGGCTTTTagctcaaaaccaaaatattattGTTCTCAGCAAGCCAGGAGGTCAAGACAACTCAAAAGACAGTTAATCTTTGTGCAAGTCAGAAGTTTCAACTTCTATACTAGGGCACACTTTCATTTTGTTCTGTATTGCAATACATAATAACCTTTGCTCTAGCATCATTTCTGCTACATGTTGGCTGCAACTGTCAGCAATAGAATGCTGGCAGGACaataaaattaagattaaaaaaatccaaaggaaGGTAACTCTCTTCCCAAAGCAAACTTCAAGAAATAATAGCCATGTTATGCAATGTACGATCCTGGTAAACCTTTCAGATGTAATTCATTTGTTCAGCAAAAGGAGGAAAGTAATATATCACACTGCCAACAGATGTGGAAAGGAGAATCAGGAATATACTTACTCTGTGTGTAATTAGGTAGGGAAAGTTTACTCCTAGTTCCTGCCAGCACTCTTGAATTTGTCTCTTTTTGTACCAAGTATAAAATGCCCACAGGTCAGTCCTCATTAATTCAACAAGCTGAATAGATGGATCAGATCAGATCTGGTTTACTGTATACCATTTGAAGAACTTGGCTGGCTGACATTTTTTAAGTGCCCACTGTACTAATCTGATCTGACTGACTAAATTCTATCCTTTGGTGACATCATTTTATTATTAAGTCTGTAGCAAAGAACAGCCATAAAAATCCATCTTATATCCACACTTCCCAAAGGAGGAGCACCTCACTTTCTCCTCTAGTGTCTGGCAATTCCCCAGcactctgcagctctgctccaatAGTTTGCTGAGAGAAAAAagattattattactattagcTAAGGGGGTAGTGGAAAGCAGTAAGAGCAGCACAGCTTGCACCTTGCCCCCCAAGCACTACAACAGATGGCGAAATGGTCCCAGCTTTGGGGAAAGGTAGGTGAAATATGACGGGGCTGGAAAGCTTACCAGCCTGTAACAAAACTGTTACCATGCAATAGCAGCATCATGCAGAATGGTTCTGCGTATCACTCCTTAACACACACCAACACACGTGCTCCTAGCAACTAGAACTACAACAAAATACAGCCTAGACTTCAAACCACTGCCAAGAAGCCTCCCACAAAACACAACTCCTACCAGCCTATTACACTAGTGCAAGGACCAGCACTTCACGTGATACTAACTGCAGCTAAAACTCCAAAGTAGCTACTGAGCCTTCTACCCTGTGAGCTTTTTCTTAAGTTCTAATCACTTCAACTCCACACAAATACAAAAGTATATATTGAACAAGCTTAATTACATCACAAAACAAGTCAGCACtactttatttgcttttaattaaatttatttcaatagGATAAGGCTACTTAAAAGACAACTCTTTACATACAAAATGTACATTATGTTAGAGTTTGCTGTACTCAAGTACAAAAATTGCACAAGTGTTTAGTAAAAGGGTAACAGCACACAATATTTCAAAACACACATCCTTACCATTTTACAGCATTCAAGAAGTGCCTTTTATGTCGTAACAGTGAATGGAGAATTTCTGTCAGAAATGAATTAAGCTACAGGTTTTGGTTTCAGTATTAACCaatgttaaaaatgtaaacaagcTTTCAAATCACTACTGACAGCTTCTTTTAGTGGGTTAACTAAATGGATTCAGAAGTTGAtaccttttttggttttgttttaataagtCTGGAAGTGTTGTTATTATTTACCATCCATATATAAAATGTATCTAAATTGGCTTCACCGTGAGGCACTGAgtcttaataaaaatgtttccatcaACTTTACTAGATTTCTGCCTTATAAAGCACTACCAATAATCCAGATGAAACACCAAGTTTCACAGAAAACCCATCCCCATTTTAGATTACCAAAAGAAGGGAAAGcaggttgttgtttgtttgtttttttaagagtgcAATTACAAGTGTTAATGCTCTCAGGGTACTTCTTTATTTTACTATCCGTGGCCCTCTCCAATGGTTAGGAAGTTCAAAAAGCACTGGTCTCCATTCCACAGGTTTTCCCCATATTTTTTAATCATGACTATATCCAGGACAACAAGCAAGCTGCTACATCAGCACATTTTACACGTATGAATGTGTAAAATCTGCCTGTGTATTTAAGAGACATGGCACTAATCCATTCACTACTTCCTCTCAAAGATTCACATACCAATCTAATAATATACTTCCATCTGTGCGTTTCTTATTTCATATGCCAATAAGAGAAACTTCAATTTGAAGTAATGCTGTTAAATAGTTCATCTCTTATTACCAACCTAACTTGCACTGTAAATTCTACACTCTTGTTCTGtataacaaaaaggaaaaaacaattgTTTCAGACCATCTTATCAGTAGAATGGTTAGTCTTCTCATCTAAACGAATTATCTTTTAGAAGCCAAGAAAGCTCTTGGGATAACTCTGAATTGCAATAGCTATTTTAACTATTCAACTAGAAGTGGACCAAAATTGAGTCttaccaaaacaacaaaaggtgtatatatatttgtatgtgtgAAGTGTAGGGACATGCAGGAGATGAACTATAATAATCTTGAAAACTAAAAGTGGGTGGTTAGTATACTGTAATATTACCACGTTTTAAAGAAGTAATGAACTACTTGGTGCACAAGAGTAGACACTCTTAAGGTGATTGGTGATAATGACTCTGGCTTTACAACAGGGAACTTTTAAACTTGTTAAAACTTCACAGCAATCTGAATGAATCCCTGTAAGGTTTAAAAAGAATAGTACTTCAACTGTTTAAATATAACTTATCTGTTTGAAAATATGGAAGTAAAATTTACGTTTCAAGCACCATTAGCTACTTCATGGCCACGTAACATGctggattttcttctttgcttccGTAGGCTTTAGATCATTCTGGAAtacaagaaaatagaaaagtatTCTTAGACACACTGCATCAATAGAAGTTATAAATGAATCTGCCATGTTTAAATCTAGTACTGACTATCGCTATTCTCAGCTATTTGCTACTACAGCAGCTTTATATTGCCATCTTGTGGAGAAAGTTAAATATCACAGAACTGCTTTAGAAAAGATAAAGCAAATGACTGTAACTACCTCCAAATCACACatgccttttgcttttttgtaaTCCTAAAATTAGTTACGCAAAAATATCTTTCAACTATAAAGTTTAGAAACAGGCACATACTGGAGTTTCAAAACATAAAGTTATTTCAGATTACCTTATTGATAATACTTGCTAAAATGTAattatgtaagaaaaaataaatatacaactAGGAAACTAATTAACTTTTGTCAAACAGTAACAATcttagaaaaagagaaggaaaagtagGTCTTCCTTTGTAATGACCTGTACAAAAAGTGAAACAACTGCCAAAACTGCAAGACCTGCCccaagaaaccagaaaaaaatcaagtaggTCCAAAGTAAAACAATGGCAGGTTGAAGTGGTGAAGGAATTACCTTGCACCAtctaaacagaaacaaacaaacaaaaagaacccaACAACCTGAGAAATTAGAGCTTTGAGAGTTTACACAACTAAGAACAGGTATACGAGCTTTCAAGAACATTCTGTAACACACTGGTTTGGGGAAGACAACCTAGAGATCTCTCTTCTCCTTAAGAGTTGAAATGTTAGCTTATTTACAGCAATCCTGTGGATTGCAACACTGAAAGTCAGAAGAGAATTGGACCCAAAGATCAGAAGGATAATgcatagaaacatagaatggtttgggttggaagggaccttaaagatcatctagctccaacccctctgtatgggcagggacacctcccactggaccaggctgctgaAAGTTGTGTCCAGCCTGGGcttgaacactttcagagagggggcatccacaacttccctgggcaacctgttccagtgtcttatcacccctcatagtgaagaatttcttcttagtgtctaacctaaatctaccctcttctagtttaaagccattaccccttgtcctatcgctagaAGCCCTCATGAAAAGCTTTCCTGTACTCTGTGCTATTCAGCACAAgtacttcagtttttcttgaaaGTCAAAGAACAGTCACTTGCTTGAAATTGTTATCACTGGCATTATACTAGAATTACACTAGGCTTTACACTCTACAGCCATCTGCCAAGTGCATTGATTCTTCCTGGACACATCACTTAATATTCAATACAACATTCTTTAATTTCAGACAGTAAACTCCCATCCATACAACACAGTTGCCTAACTTCAAATGCTTCAGACAGATATTAACCAAGGCATGACTGAACTTACCAGTATTAATCTGAACAACATCAACTGTGGCTAAGATAGAAAGTCAAGCGTAGGAAACCATCACTTCTGAGTATCAATTACACAATGTCACTTCAAAATGTTCAACATTGTGCctacaaaacatttaaattaaatgtaaagaAGATGTGAGGTGtatagatgatggtagagcggtagatgtggtttatcttgatttcagtaaggcatttgacaccgtctcccacagcatccttgtagataagttgatcaggtatgggtttggtgaccAGGTAGTGAGGaggattaggaactggttgatgggaaggagtcagagagttgtagtcaatggggcagaatctggttggaggtgtgtgactagtggagtccctcaggggtcggtactgggaccggtgttgttcaacatcttcatcaacgacctggatgagggtatagaatgtaccctcagcaagtttgctgatgacactaagctgggaggagtggctgacacaccagaaggctgtgctgccattcagagagacttagacaggctggagagttgggcggggagaaacatgatgaaattcaacaagggcaagtgtagagttttgcatttggggaagaacaacacgatgtcccagtataggttgggggctgacctgctggagagcagtgtaggtgaaagagacctgggggtcctggtagacaggaggatgaccatgagccagcaatgtgcccttgtggccaagaaggccaatggcatcctggggtgcataagaaagggtgtggttagtcggtcaagagaggttctcctccccctctattctgcattggtgaggccgcatctggagtattgtgtccagttctgggcccctcagttcaaggacaggcaactgctggaaaaagtccagcgcagagctactaagatgattaagggagtggaacatctcccttatgaggaaaggttgagggagctgggtctctttagcttggagaagaggaggctgaggggtgacctcatcaatgtttacaaatatgtaaggggtgagtgtcagggagatggagttaggctcttctcagtgatgaccagtgataggacaaggggtaatgggtgtaaattggagcataggaggttcaaggtgaatatccgaaaaaatttttttactgtaagactgacagagcactggaacaggctgcccagagaggctgtggagtctccttcactggagacattcaaaacccacctggatgcgttcctatgtgatgtactctaggtgaccctgctctggcagggggggttggactagatgatctttcaaggtcccttccaacccctaggattctatgattctatgattctatgctaaCCAAATTCTAAAAGCTCCGTTGGTTCAGATCTGATCAATACTTAGAAGAGTtctaaatactaaaataaattgTCGATAGTAAGAAACACACCTCTCCAGCATAAATTTGATTCAAGACCTCAGCCATGGTTCTTGTAAAAGCTGCCAAAGCTGTCTTTCAGAACAGCCACATGTATAGGTCCTCATGTTTTAACAGAAGTCTCATGGAACCTATCAATCTGCAGGGATATTACCTGCATTCTTTcattaatggattttttaaaaaagagattaataGAAAGCATTTTGTGTGGCAAtactgagaaaacagaagtgaggTCTGGTGTCTTGGGAAAATTTTAATCAATGTAATTGCACACTGAACACCTAAAGCTCCCCCTGCAGTTCAACTGAGAACAGAtacttagttttatttattcctcTGAAGCACACATTTCTTGCAGATAATCCCGTATTCCCATGGAAACGTGAAAATTCCTTAATTTGTATCATGAAGGAATACAACATAAGACTTTTCTCTACACTTCAAGGCATGTTTTAAAGAGGAGGATGGCCAGTGCTCCTTCTCTGACCAGCCCTTAAAGACTTAAAGACACCTTTGTCAAAATTAGccactgctttctctttctccccaaCTGGCAGCTACATTCAGCACCATTACCTACACTTTCAAACATATGCCCTTCTGAATTAATATATCCTTCTCTTATCACTTCAGCTTAGTACCCTCAGCCTGACTCCATCTATAGCATACGTCTCTACAGAAAATTTGTTTGCAGCTGAATCTAACTTGCGGAAGGTAACTATTTACCCTTATGGTTAACAGTTCAGTCACCACTCTTCTAATTGAGAACAACACCCTTCTGTTGAAAGATCTCAGCATGCCTTTTTCATTGTCTTATGGAAGCTCAGGTACCTGATTAAGATTACCATGGCTCAAAATGACCACTCAACTTTTGGTCTCTCAATTCAACTAATGTATGTTTTTGTTATGGCTTCTCATTCACACCTACAATCTAAGCAATTCTTCAGATTTTCATATCCAGTTACTTTCCCTGGCTTGCCAATTCCTACATGAGATTTAAAACAGATGGTATTCTTCCTCTAATGATATATTCTACTACTCTCAGCATCTCATTTCAGTTCCTGTAACGTCTCTTCACTTTGACAAATGAAAGCTTGTCCTACTCAACCATTCAAGTGTGATTGTTACAAATGTTATCATTCCATTTTTAATTCCCTACTACAGAAAACAAACGacttttcctccccttcagACCGTTCATGTTGTTCTATAATAACTGTTCCCTCTCTGAACTACCAGTAGGACTATTTGGTTTGTGTTGTATGTGACTGCTACCAGCACCACCTTAAGTATTAACTTCCCTACTCATTATGAAATTCCATGCATGTATTCAAAAAAACTGCCTCTTTCACACAGAAGTTTCCCATGACCAAGTATAAAGCACTTAATTCCTTCTTTTGCCTCTTTCTAAATCAagaatattctatgattccaaaacaaaataatcctgGAAACTCTTTTAAGGTTCTACTTTTTGGCTCCTGCAATTTTCagtttaaacaaacaaacaaacctgcaaACCAAGACCCTGAACATACATACCGGCAAATCAGATTCTTCTTTTGGAACAGCCCTCTTCAACTTCACAACAGTAGTTCCTGCTACTGGAGTCAAAGGATATACCTTCAGATTAGCCAACACACTGCTGTTAGTCTTTGAAATATTGTTCTGCTTAGCCTCACTATTCCTTATTTCCAGCTTAGAGTCCTCTGATAAACTGGAGGCTGAAATGTATGTTGAGGTATTTGAAGGAGCTGATAATCTTCTAACAGTGTTGGTGGTGCTTCCAGCTGGAGGAGGTTTCAGGCGATCAGCAGCTCCATTCTCTGTCTTCTTCACCTTTATGCTTGTACTTGTTGAACTGCCATCAAATACAATTAATGGTCGCTTCCGTAAACCTTCTACCGTTGTCACGCTGAAAATACAAATTGTAAAATTCTCAGAAACACAAGCTACATGATTCAAAATTAGCATATCCAAAAAACACGTAGTGAAAAGAATTTGATCTTGCCTAAAGTAAAAACACATCCCAAAATACTAATCTAAACTCTTAGCTGCTCCAAAAATAGAAATTGCTTCCCAAATATTAACGgggaagaggggcaggagaTGCAGGGGGTTGTGTGGCAAACAGTGCTCCCCAGCAAAGAGGGCTGCATGAAGAACTTTCCAGACAGACAATTACAATTGTACGTTCAAAGACTGTATGTTTATACCACTGTAGCTATTCCAGAGTAACTAAAGAGGTAACAGctgttaaatatttcaaaagtttAATATATGAATACTTGAGAAAGTATGCACCACCTTACCTACAAGAACAGCATCCAATATTCTGATGCTTCTAAATTTCCCTGTTGCCACACCTACTCAAAATTATAATGTTAAAATAGTCTAAAATTAGACTGTTAGACCAAGAACGAACACATTAAGCAAACAGTTTTTGAAATGAGCTGTCCTTGAACAGGAAGCCTAAGCTGATTTCATGACTTTTAACGACAGTAGGATTAGAAAATACCCTAACTgccaaaaaataaagcacaaagtTATTATAGCTCACT carries:
- the C1H2orf49 gene encoding ashwin, with the protein product MAARGRGRGRAGGGGGREEQGSGRPESELLLLHPELLSEEFLLLTLEQKNILVENDVKMDKDGLTDLYIQHAIPLPQRDLPKSRWGKMMEKKRQQNELKSENKSVTTVEGLRKRPLIVFDGSSTSTSIKVKKTENGAADRLKPPPAGSTTNTVRRLSAPSNTSTYISASSLSEDSKLEIRNSEAKQNNISKTNSSVLANLKVYPLTPVAGTTVVKLKRAVPKEESDLPNDLKPTEAKKKIQHVTWP